A region of Terriglobales bacterium DNA encodes the following proteins:
- a CDS encoding GAF domain-containing protein has translation MSPTAKPTDVVREVDEAARSAPSADALMKSICERLHQRMLKYNWVGFYMIHEDGGERVLQLGRFVGSMTPHTRIQLNQGICGAAASTGKTVVVDDVNSDPRYLACSLETKSEIVAPIFVRGQVVGEIDIDSHFPAAFNADDRKLVEHCAALVGRALETHG, from the coding sequence ATGAGTCCTACCGCCAAACCGACTGACGTGGTGCGGGAAGTGGATGAGGCGGCACGCTCGGCACCCAGCGCAGACGCGCTCATGAAATCCATCTGCGAGCGGCTGCACCAGCGCATGCTCAAGTACAACTGGGTCGGCTTCTACATGATCCATGAAGATGGTGGCGAGCGCGTGTTGCAACTGGGGCGCTTCGTCGGCAGCATGACGCCGCACACCCGCATTCAACTCAACCAGGGCATCTGCGGCGCCGCCGCCTCCACCGGCAAGACGGTGGTGGTGGACGATGTCAACAGCGATCCCCGCTATCTCGCCTGCTCGCTCGAAACCAAGTCGGAGATCGTCGCGCCCATATTCGTGCGTGGTCAAGTGGTGGGCGAGATCGACATTGACAGCCACTTCCCCGCCGCCTTCAACGCCGACGATCGCAAGCTCGTGGAGCATTGCGCCGCGCTGGTCGGACGCGCGCTTGAGACCCACGGATGA